The Phycisphaerae bacterium nucleotide sequence CGCGCAGGGTCGGCTGACGCGGGTGTACGACAGCGGGGGGAAGTATATTGAATTGGTGCGGGACACCAATGGTCGGCTGACGCAAGTCAAGAGTGCGGTCGAGACGGGCGGGGGCGGGTCGGAGCACCTGACGTTCAACTATGACGCCAATGGCCGGTTGCAGACGCTGGTCGGGCCGGACAGCCGGACGTGGACGTTTGCGTACGACGCGAGTGATCGCTTGTCGACGTTGACGTATCCGGCGGATGGGGGCGTGACGCCGACGCTGGCGTTCACGTACAACGCGTTCAATCGGATCACGGTCATTACCGATCAGGCCGGTAGCGCGTGGGACACGGGCTATAGCAATGGTCGGGTGGTGAGCGCGTTGGACCCGGTGGACGGGGGGACGCGGGCGGGGCAGGGGCTGCAGTACATCGACACGGCGAGCAATGGCCTGTTCGACACGAACTACACAGATCGTGATGCGGCGGTGTGGACGTACAAGTTCGAGTCGGCGGGGCTGTTGCGGGAGAAGGGCATTCAGGGGCAGACGGCGCAGGTCACGCTGACGTATGACGCGGACTACAACTACACGTCGTATGTCGACCCGGCGGGCGGCGGGATGTACTTCCAGTACGGTGCGGCGGGGACGCTGACGGGAGCGCAGTTGCCGTTGACCGGAACGGAGATTGTCGGCGACTACGGCGACACGATTTTGACCTGGGAGCGGCCGGACGCAGTCAACAAGCCGAACTTCTGGCGGATCGTGAACGCGCTGGATGCGGACGGCACGGAGAGCCAGTTTCTATATGAAGAGGCGGGCGACCCGGCGGAGATGACGTCGCATATCGTGGCCGAGCCCGACTCGGACCCGGTTTCGTATCCGAACGCGGACAGTGTGCTGTCAGAACTGCCGCGCGGCAGCGGCTGGCGGATGTACTGGTGTCACCCGGTGTTGGGGCTGTACCCGCTGGAGCGGGAAGAGGCGGCGATCGAGGCGGGTGAATACGTGGCGGCGCCGCCGGAGCCGGAGGCGTATATTCCGGGTGTATATGCGTGGCATCGCTGGCGTCTGTTGGGTCCGATCTCGCACCTGGGGATCTCGTACTTCACTGGCCAGACGGACAACAAGGGCAATGCAGTGTTTCACTACGTCGACTACGGCGCGCCTGCCTCTTGGCCGCACTGTCACTCGAACCGAAGGTATGCGCTGACGCAGAAAGTTGGTATCGACGAACCGCACTTCGATGCGGCGCATCCTGGGTTGTTCGAATGCTTCGAGTCGAGCAGCAGAAACTACTTCGGCAACTGCTGTCAGTACAACCTACTGGGCTGGGGCAATCCGAACAGCAATGGCGCGATCAATGCCTTCCGAAGCGTTGACAAGGGGTGCAACATCGTGAATGCGCCGGCACACCTGCGGCGTTGGGCGCCCGGGTGGACCAACACGAATGCTACCTTCAACAACGGTTCCTGCTCGGGATACTGATCCGGAGAGAATTCAGATGACGACACGATTGATGATGGTTGCTACAGCGGCGACGCTGGCAGTTGTCGTGGGCTGCGGCGAGCTTGACGCCATGCAGCAACTGGGGGTCGTGAATGCCCAGCAGGCCTTTGCGGAGCGGCCATGCGGCGACGGGGTGTGTAACCGAGACAAGTGGGCTGTCATTGAAGCGGCTGACGACTTGTGGCAACTCTGGCCGTACGACCCGCGCGTTGCCGGCTGGCAACCGCAAAAGGTTCTGGCGGTGCCGGAACTGCCAGACGACTTTGAGTCGTCCGGAGGGCGCGTGACTGCTATTGACACGCGCACGACAGACTTGCTGACATTGGTGTTGCGCGAGGACCGGAAGCTGTTTGCCGGCACCCTCGGAGCGAATGCCGCTGCTGAGGCGATTGATGACGCCATTGTCGGTGTTGCGTGGTCTACTGCCGAGGATCGTCTTGCAGTCGTTCGTGCCAACAATGGCGTTCCGGCGACGCTTGAGGTCCTGAACGATCAATTCATTGTCCAAGCTGAATACCCGCTGCCCATGCAGTTCGGCGATCCGCGCCCGTATCTTCCGGATGACGTTGTTGTCTCCTGGCATCCCGACGATTCGCTAATCGCTGTCTCGTATGACCGATTCGTGGGGGTACCGGCTGGATCCACTGGCTCCATTGTGAATCTAGCGAGCGGGGAAGTGAAGCCTCACCGCTACACAGCGCTGCGCTTCATCGATGCGACGCACCTGTGCGCCAATGAAAGTGAGCAAGTGGTCACCGACGGCGTTTCCAGCGTGGAGAGCTATGTTCAGGTGCTGCAACGGGTGAACGGTGACCTGATCGAGTCCGATCGGCTGGCGGACTACGAGGCCGTCGTTGCAACGGACCCGCAAAGTGGAGTCTTTCTGGTCGCCACGCCGCTGATCGGATTCCCGTTCAGCCGCATTTACTATGGCGTGCGGACGCTGGAATCGGAGCCGGAGTGGGTGTACGTCTGGGGGTATCTGCCGTCCGAGAACTTTGACCTGCTGCCGCGTGAGGCGGTGGAGGGGGTGCTGGTGGTCGAGTAGCGGTCGCTGTGTCGTGAGAGGTGTTGCACTTCAAGCAGGAGTCGCCGGGCGGGCGCGGGGGCCGCGTCCGCCCGGCGGGGGGTGTTTTTCGTTCGCGGAGCACGCCGAGCGCTGCGCGTCGGCGTGGCACCCTGGCGCCGCCTGCGTTGTGGATTGGGTTAGCTCCCGGGTGGACGAACCTACCGAGCTACCCGACGAACCCAAGCGAGACCTGCACTGGATACGGAGCGTTCGTATGCTACTGAATTGTGGACGGAGTCGCCTGGCTCTCATGATCGGCTTGTTTAGCCTGGGGCTGACGGCGTGCGATCTTCCGTTTCTGCTGACCACGTCCCCTACCGAAGTCCGGGTTGAGGCCGAGTTCAACGATGCGCGATGCGGCGCCGACGCGTGTCAACGGGACGACTGGGTGGAGTTCGCCGTGCTGGGCGGCGGGCAGCGGACGATCACCTGGCCGGAGTTGGGCAGTCAGCCCGTGGGCCTTGCCGCCAGCGTGCCGGAGACGCTGTTCGCCGGGGACATGCGGCCGGGTGATCTGCTGACGGCGGCGATCACGCGGGATGGCGCGCTGCTGTTGTTGCCGATTGGCAGCACGACACCGACGGCGACGCTACCGGTGGACGAACGTGTCACGCTCGGCGTTGCGTGGTCGAGTGATGGGGAGCGCCTGGCTGTGCTGCGCGGGAGCTACCCGGCGAGCGAAGCGACGTTGGAGCTGCGCACCGCGACACTGGAGTTGCTCGGCAGCTTCCCAATCCCGTTGACCACGAGCGAATTCCGCCGGCTGTTTACGGTTTCGTGGTCGGCGGACGATGCGCTGCTGCTGGTGAGTTCGCATCCGGTGTTCAGTCCGACCGTGACCGAGGCCGTGCTCAGCGACCTGAGCAACGGGGCGTACGCAACGCACGATCTGAACGGGGCGCATTTCATCGGGATGGATGAAGTTGTCGCGTCGACAGGATCGCGTGTCGTTCGCTTGCGGGCGGACGGCCTTGATCTCGTCGAGGTGGGCCGGATCGATGGAGCGGACGTCGTGCTGGATAGTGCCCCGAGCCGCGGCGTCTTTCTGACGCAGGACGACGCGTTCGGTTTTCCGCTGACGTCGCCGCGGTCGTTGCGGACGGCGGCGAGCGGCCCGGACCGGATCACGCGCACCGTTGGGAGTTCGCTGGCGAACTTTGGGGCGCTGGTGATCGTGCCGCGGGGGGACGTGGAGCGGGTGCTGGGGCCGCTGGACGTGTCGGCGGAGAGCAATTGATCGGAGAAACGTGAGCCGCCGGGCGGGCGCGGGGGCCGCGGCCGCCCGGCGGGGTGTTTTTCGTTCGCGGAGCACGCCGAGCG carries:
- a CDS encoding RHS repeat protein translates to AQGRLTRVYDSGGKYIELVRDTNGRLTQVKSAVETGGGGSEHLTFNYDANGRLQTLVGPDSRTWTFAYDASDRLSTLTYPADGGVTPTLAFTYNAFNRITVITDQAGSAWDTGYSNGRVVSALDPVDGGTRAGQGLQYIDTASNGLFDTNYTDRDAAVWTYKFESAGLLREKGIQGQTAQVTLTYDADYNYTSYVDPAGGGMYFQYGAAGTLTGAQLPLTGTEIVGDYGDTILTWERPDAVNKPNFWRIVNALDADGTESQFLYEEAGDPAEMTSHIVAEPDSDPVSYPNADSVLSELPRGSGWRMYWCHPVLGLYPLEREEAAIEAGEYVAAPPEPEAYIPGVYAWHRWRLLGPISHLGISYFTGQTDNKGNAVFHYVDYGAPASWPHCHSNRRYALTQKVGIDEPHFDAAHPGLFECFESSSRNYFGNCCQYNLLGWGNPNSNGAINAFRSVDKGCNIVNAPAHLRRWAPGWTNTNATFNNGSCSGY